A stretch of Allostreptomyces psammosilenae DNA encodes these proteins:
- a CDS encoding ABC transporter ATP-binding protein: MPDQPTTPDQPATTDQGGHPEPRGRTKRRDGPDRADKESPAAPGAGTLDRRTLRTLLGHVRPHRGAILLGGALSLLGGAAGLVQPLAARSLVERLGEDGPIAQALIQLTALVLVGALIGALGNYVLERTAESVVLAARRQLVSRILRLRVAAVERTEPGDLMSRITSDTTLLRQVTTTSMVALVTQSLTLVGIVVMMAAMDPVLLGVTLAVVVLIGAAFGVVMPRIARATKRSQEAVGLMGAALERVLGAFRTVKAAGVERTEGERVHAAATEAWRQGVRVARWNSVAGTTAGLVIQISFLAVLGVGGARVASGATDVATLVAFLLYLFYLTGPISELVQAVSQLQVGAAAIARIEEVGALEVEPAGPEGPDAATVPAPRHSPTAGGREAGHPASGGPDAAGRPLSLRFEEVEFRYRPELPAVHHGVTFDVPAGGMTAFVGPSGAGKSTVFSLVERFYDPTGGRVLVGGREVRDWPLEELRAAIGYVEQDAPVLSGTLRENLLFGAPPTTDEEIREVLRRTRLDGLVDRLPDGLETVVGHRGSKLSGGERQRVAIARALLRRPRLLLLDEATSQLDAINELALRDAVAEAARTTTVLVVAHRLSTVTMADRIVVMEAGRVRAVGTHAELVRADPLYGELAATQFLASSAGETAPGADDAAPSADQAAPSTAEAATSADQAPLPTGG, from the coding sequence ATGCCCGACCAGCCCACCACACCCGACCAACCCGCCACGACCGACCAAGGCGGCCATCCCGAACCACGCGGCCGAACAAAGCGGCGCGACGGCCCGGACAGAGCCGACAAGGAATCCCCCGCCGCGCCGGGCGCCGGCACCCTCGACCGGCGCACCCTGCGGACACTGCTCGGACACGTCCGACCGCACCGCGGCGCGATCCTCCTCGGCGGCGCGCTCTCACTGCTCGGCGGCGCCGCGGGCCTGGTCCAGCCGCTGGCCGCGCGCTCACTGGTGGAGCGCCTCGGCGAGGACGGGCCGATAGCCCAGGCGCTGATCCAGCTGACCGCGCTGGTCCTGGTCGGCGCGCTGATCGGCGCCCTCGGCAACTACGTCCTGGAACGCACCGCGGAGTCGGTGGTCCTCGCGGCCCGCCGGCAGCTGGTCTCCCGAATACTGCGGCTGCGGGTCGCGGCGGTGGAGCGCACCGAGCCGGGCGACCTGATGTCGCGGATCACCTCGGACACCACCCTGCTGCGCCAGGTCACCACCACCTCGATGGTCGCGCTGGTCACGCAGTCGCTGACCCTGGTGGGCATCGTCGTGATGATGGCCGCGATGGACCCCGTGCTGCTCGGCGTCACCCTCGCCGTCGTGGTGCTCATCGGGGCGGCGTTCGGCGTGGTGATGCCGCGGATCGCCCGGGCGACCAAGCGTTCCCAGGAGGCCGTCGGGCTGATGGGCGCCGCGCTGGAGCGGGTGCTGGGCGCCTTCCGCACCGTGAAGGCGGCCGGCGTGGAGCGGACGGAGGGCGAGCGGGTGCACGCCGCCGCCACGGAGGCCTGGCGGCAGGGCGTACGGGTGGCCCGCTGGAACTCGGTGGCCGGCACCACGGCGGGGCTGGTCATCCAGATCTCGTTCCTGGCGGTGCTCGGCGTGGGCGGCGCCCGGGTCGCCTCGGGAGCGACCGACGTCGCCACCCTCGTCGCCTTCCTGCTCTACCTCTTCTACCTGACCGGGCCGATCAGCGAGCTGGTGCAGGCGGTGAGCCAGCTCCAGGTGGGAGCGGCCGCCATCGCCCGGATCGAGGAGGTCGGCGCGCTGGAGGTGGAGCCGGCGGGCCCCGAGGGCCCGGACGCGGCGACCGTGCCCGCGCCCCGGCACTCCCCCACGGCCGGCGGGCGGGAGGCCGGACACCCGGCATCCGGCGGCCCCGACGCCGCGGGACGACCGCTGTCCCTGCGCTTCGAGGAGGTGGAGTTCCGCTACCGGCCGGAGCTGCCGGCCGTCCACCACGGCGTCACCTTCGACGTCCCCGCGGGCGGCATGACGGCGTTCGTCGGCCCGTCCGGCGCCGGGAAGTCCACGGTCTTCTCCCTGGTCGAGCGGTTCTACGACCCGACCGGCGGACGCGTGCTGGTGGGCGGGCGCGAGGTGCGGGACTGGCCGCTGGAGGAACTGCGCGCCGCCATCGGCTACGTGGAGCAGGACGCGCCGGTGCTCTCCGGCACGCTGCGGGAGAACCTCCTGTTCGGGGCGCCGCCGACCACGGACGAGGAGATCCGCGAGGTGCTGCGGCGGACCCGTCTGGACGGCCTGGTCGACCGGCTGCCGGACGGCCTGGAGACGGTGGTGGGGCACCGCGGCAGCAAGCTGTCCGGCGGCGAGCGGCAGCGCGTGGCCATCGCCCGGGCACTGCTCCGCCGCCCGCGTCTGCTGCTGCTCGACGAGGCGACCTCCCAGCTGGACGCGATCAACGAGCTGGCGCTGCGGGACGCCGTCGCCGAGGCCGCGCGCACCACGACGGTGCTGGTGGTGGCGCACCGGCTGTCCACCGTCACGATGGCCGACCGGATCGTCGTCATGGAGGCCGGTCGGGTCCGCGCCGTCGGGACGCACGCGGAGCTGGTCCGCGCCGACCCGCTGTACGGCGAGCTGGCGGCCACCCAGTTCCTCGCCTCCAGCGCCGGCGAGACGGCACCCGGCGCCGACGACGCGGCACCGAGCGCCGACCAGGCAGCACCCAGCACCGCCGAGGCAGCAACCAGCGCCGACCAGGCACCGCTGCCGACCGGCGGCTGA
- a CDS encoding App1 family protein: MNATPAAPSSRPHRAAQVEDAANRAVAHWLRRRGWVVRVEPYTGYGSPGWVRVMARTLLARPVRRLDRRPSPASGAGSAAVAGDAATTRAAPAQAAPTHAPELEPSALRPPGPQGSVPEQSGAERSSAARGPEAGGSGASGASAAEFSPKRREPERLMRGWRRFATAQVAGAVVEVRVGDTVHRLTADRGGYVDAVLPADLAPGWHEVLMSVEGGAPVSAPVLVVSEETTFGMVSDIDDTVMVTMLPRPMVAAWNSLVLHEHARRTVPGMAALYRELLREHPDAPVFYLSTGAWNVASTLRRFLSRHGYPAGVLLLTDWGPTNSGWFRSGQQHKRESLRRLMRELPQVRWLLVGDDGQHDPGLYQEAAAEHPGRVRAIALRQLSPAQQVLSHGLPVPNEETRGTASGAQRTPVVSAPDGAGLAEQLRRLDLC, from the coding sequence GTGAACGCCACGCCCGCCGCCCCCAGCAGTAGACCCCACCGCGCCGCCCAGGTGGAGGACGCCGCCAACCGCGCCGTGGCGCACTGGCTGCGCCGCCGGGGCTGGGTGGTGCGGGTCGAGCCGTACACGGGGTACGGCAGCCCCGGGTGGGTGCGGGTGATGGCCCGGACGCTGCTCGCCCGTCCGGTACGGCGGCTGGACCGGCGTCCGTCCCCCGCCTCCGGCGCGGGGTCGGCGGCGGTGGCGGGGGATGCCGCGACCACGCGGGCCGCGCCCGCGCAGGCCGCGCCGACGCACGCACCGGAGCTGGAGCCCTCGGCGCTGCGACCGCCCGGTCCGCAGGGTTCCGTGCCGGAGCAGTCCGGGGCGGAGCGGTCCTCCGCGGCGAGGGGGCCCGAGGCCGGTGGTTCTGGCGCGTCCGGGGCGTCGGCCGCCGAGTTCTCCCCCAAGCGGCGCGAACCGGAGCGGCTGATGCGCGGCTGGCGCCGGTTCGCCACCGCCCAGGTCGCCGGCGCGGTGGTCGAGGTGCGGGTGGGCGACACCGTGCACCGCCTGACCGCCGACCGCGGCGGCTACGTCGACGCCGTGCTCCCGGCCGACCTGGCGCCCGGCTGGCACGAGGTGCTGATGTCGGTGGAGGGCGGCGCGCCGGTGAGCGCGCCGGTGCTGGTGGTCTCCGAGGAGACCACGTTCGGCATGGTCAGCGACATCGACGACACGGTGATGGTGACCATGCTGCCCCGGCCGATGGTCGCGGCCTGGAACAGCCTGGTGCTGCACGAGCACGCGCGGCGCACCGTTCCGGGGATGGCCGCGCTCTACCGCGAACTGCTGCGCGAGCACCCCGACGCCCCGGTGTTCTACCTGTCGACGGGCGCCTGGAACGTGGCCTCCACGCTGCGCCGTTTCCTGTCCCGGCACGGCTACCCGGCCGGGGTCCTGCTGCTCACCGACTGGGGGCCGACCAACTCCGGCTGGTTCCGCAGCGGGCAGCAGCACAAGCGGGAGTCGCTGCGCCGGCTGATGCGGGAGCTGCCGCAGGTGCGCTGGCTGCTGGTCGGCGACGACGGCCAGCACGATCCGGGGCTGTACCAGGAGGCGGCGGCCGAGCACCCGGGCCGGGTGCGGGCGATCGCGCTCCGGCAGCTGTCCCCCGCCCAGCAGGTGCTCTCGCACGGTCTGCCCGTGCCGAACGAGGAGACCCGGGGGACCGCCTCCGGGGCGCAGCGAACGCCGGTGGTCAGCGCACCCGACGGCGCCGGGCTGGCCGAGCAGCTGCGGCGCCTGGACCTCTGCTGA
- a CDS encoding PP2C family protein-serine/threonine phosphatase: MGRPHPSHRTPRPGRTRRGRAGFVLVRCLPFAVIAAVAAVEFSPAHGLYTGPLLTPAPALAAVTMGPVGTLLVAGLAWLLSAATATYNQSWGSGEVYANGLALVVVSVASVTISALRRRGGQELAQVRRVAEAAQQVVLHPVPARLGPVRAAGLYLAAEASARIGGDLYEVISTRHGVRAIVGDVRGKGLPAVRAAAAVLGAFREAAHYEPDLAAVMDRCSSALRRESHLEGREDEDEGFVTALLVQVPTTPVVEILNRGHPPPLLVRAGRVSELQGAEPQPPLGLEALLPADHLRLVESHPFLPGDRLLLCTDGVLEARDAGNRFFPVPERLAHLGGHTPAERLHDLHTALLEHTGGHLADDAAMVLIERTTG; this comes from the coding sequence ATGGGACGGCCGCACCCCAGCCACCGCACCCCGAGACCGGGACGGACCCGTCGCGGACGGGCGGGCTTCGTGCTGGTGCGCTGCCTGCCCTTCGCCGTCATTGCCGCCGTCGCGGCCGTCGAGTTCTCCCCCGCGCACGGTCTCTACACCGGCCCCCTGCTCACCCCGGCGCCCGCGCTGGCCGCGGTCACCATGGGGCCGGTCGGCACCCTGCTCGTCGCCGGCCTCGCCTGGCTGCTCAGCGCCGCCACGGCCACCTACAACCAGTCCTGGGGCAGCGGCGAGGTGTACGCCAACGGCCTGGCCCTGGTCGTCGTGTCGGTCGCCAGCGTCACGATCAGCGCGCTGCGCCGCCGGGGCGGGCAGGAACTGGCGCAGGTGCGCCGGGTCGCCGAGGCCGCCCAGCAGGTGGTGCTGCACCCCGTGCCGGCCCGTCTGGGACCGGTGCGCGCCGCCGGCCTCTACCTGGCCGCCGAGGCCAGCGCGCGCATCGGCGGCGACCTCTACGAGGTGATCAGCACCCGGCACGGGGTGCGGGCGATCGTCGGCGACGTGCGCGGCAAGGGACTGCCCGCGGTGCGCGCCGCCGCGGCCGTGCTCGGGGCCTTCCGGGAGGCCGCGCACTACGAGCCCGACCTGGCCGCCGTGATGGACCGCTGCTCCTCGGCGCTGCGGCGCGAGAGCCACCTGGAGGGGCGGGAGGACGAGGACGAGGGGTTCGTCACCGCGCTGCTGGTGCAGGTGCCCACGACCCCGGTGGTCGAGATCCTCAACCGCGGCCACCCGCCGCCCCTGCTGGTGCGCGCGGGGCGGGTGAGTGAGCTGCAGGGCGCCGAGCCGCAGCCGCCGCTCGGCCTGGAGGCGCTGCTGCCCGCCGACCACCTCCGCCTGGTGGAGAGCCACCCCTTCCTGCCCGGGGACCGGCTGCTGCTGTGCACCGACGGCGTGCTGGAGGCGCGGGACGCCGGGAACCGCTTCTTCCCCGTCCCCGAGCGGCTGGCCCACCTCGGGGGGCACACCCCGGCCGAGCGGCTGCACGACCTGCACACCGCCCTGCTGGAGCACACCGGCGGGCACCTGGCGGACGACGCCGCGATGGTCCTGATCGAGCGCACGACCGGCTGA
- a CDS encoding PLP-dependent cysteine synthase family protein, whose product MSTADRPQQPEHRTAETAVERDVDRTDAGYRAWLKDAVRKVQADANRSADTHLLRFPLPEEWGLDLYLKDESTHPTGSLKHRLARSLFLYGLCNGWIRPGVPVIESSSGSTAVSEAYFARLIGVPFIAVMPRGTSPEKISLIEFHGGTCHLVDTPAAVYTEAARLAAETGGHYIDQFTYAERATDWRGNNNIAQSIFEQLRMERHPVPAWIVATAGTGGTSATIGRYVRYMQYDTRVCVADPENSCFFDGWLTADPGAGCPSASRIEGIGRPRMEPSFVPGAIDRMMKVPDAASVAAIRVLRRRTGWQAGGSTGTGLWAAFRILAGMRAAGEGGSVVTLICDPGSRYLDRYYSDAWVAEQGLDLAPHERALEEFLDTGRGFVAR is encoded by the coding sequence ATGAGCACGGCGGACCGACCGCAGCAGCCCGAGCACCGGACCGCCGAGACGGCCGTGGAGCGGGACGTCGACCGGACCGACGCCGGATACCGGGCCTGGCTCAAGGACGCCGTGCGCAAGGTGCAGGCGGACGCCAACCGTTCCGCGGACACCCACCTGCTGCGCTTCCCGCTGCCCGAGGAGTGGGGCCTGGACCTCTACCTCAAGGACGAGTCCACGCACCCCACCGGCTCGCTGAAGCACCGGCTGGCCCGCTCGCTCTTCCTCTACGGGCTGTGCAACGGCTGGATCCGCCCCGGCGTGCCGGTCATCGAGAGCAGCTCCGGCTCCACCGCCGTCTCCGAGGCCTACTTCGCGCGGCTGATCGGGGTGCCGTTCATCGCCGTGATGCCGCGCGGCACCAGCCCGGAGAAGATCTCCCTCATCGAGTTCCACGGCGGCACCTGCCACCTGGTGGACACCCCGGCGGCCGTCTACACCGAGGCCGCCCGGCTCGCCGCCGAGACCGGCGGGCACTACATCGACCAGTTCACCTACGCGGAGCGGGCCACCGACTGGCGCGGCAACAACAACATCGCCCAGTCGATCTTCGAGCAGCTGCGGATGGAGCGCCATCCGGTGCCCGCCTGGATCGTGGCCACCGCCGGAACCGGCGGCACTTCCGCGACCATAGGCCGCTACGTCCGGTACATGCAGTACGACACCCGGGTGTGCGTCGCCGACCCGGAGAACTCCTGCTTCTTCGACGGCTGGCTGACCGCCGACCCGGGGGCGGGGTGCCCCTCCGCGTCCCGGATCGAGGGCATCGGCCGGCCCCGGATGGAACCCAGCTTCGTGCCCGGGGCCATCGACCGGATGATGAAGGTGCCGGACGCCGCCTCCGTCGCCGCCATCCGGGTGCTGCGCCGCCGCACCGGCTGGCAGGCCGGCGGCTCCACCGGCACCGGGCTGTGGGCGGCGTTCCGGATCCTGGCCGGGATGCGGGCGGCCGGGGAGGGCGGCAGCGTCGTCACGCTCATCTGCGATCCCGGCAGCCGCTACCTGGACCGCTACTACTCCGACGCGTGGGTCGCCGAACAGGGCCTGGACCTCGCCCCGCACGAGCGCGCCCTGGAGGAGTTCCTGGACACCGGGCGCGGCTTCGTCGCCCGGTAG
- a CDS encoding DeoR/GlpR family DNA-binding transcription regulator, with product MLGEQRRALILAEVRRRGGVRVNELTRLLGVSDMTVRRDLDVLARQGMVAKVHGGAVPADSASGHEPGFEAKAAQQPLAKEAIARRAVELITPGSVVAMSGGTTVYALARRLTGVERLTVVTNSVRVAEVFHPPGTRAPDPSQGPTVVLTGGVRTPSDSLVGPIADLAIRSLNFDLLVMGTHGLSARRGLTTPNVAEADTNREFFQAARRVAVLADHSKWGVVGMCRFAGLEEVDVLVTDSGLDEAAREEAASVVGDLLIADV from the coding sequence ATGCTGGGCGAGCAGCGGCGGGCGCTGATCCTGGCGGAGGTGCGCCGCCGCGGCGGGGTCCGGGTCAACGAGCTGACCCGGTTGCTCGGTGTGTCCGACATGACGGTGCGCCGCGACCTGGACGTGCTGGCCCGCCAGGGCATGGTGGCCAAGGTGCACGGCGGGGCGGTGCCGGCGGACTCGGCCAGCGGGCACGAGCCGGGCTTCGAGGCCAAGGCGGCGCAGCAGCCGCTGGCCAAGGAGGCCATCGCCCGGCGCGCGGTGGAGCTGATCACGCCGGGCAGCGTGGTGGCGATGTCCGGCGGGACCACGGTGTACGCGCTGGCGCGGCGGCTGACCGGCGTGGAGCGGCTGACCGTGGTGACCAACTCGGTGCGGGTGGCCGAGGTCTTCCACCCGCCGGGCACCCGGGCGCCGGATCCGTCGCAGGGGCCGACCGTGGTGCTCACCGGCGGGGTGCGGACGCCGTCGGACTCGCTGGTGGGGCCGATCGCCGACCTGGCCATCCGCTCGCTCAACTTCGACCTGCTGGTGATGGGGACGCACGGGCTGAGCGCCCGGCGCGGGCTGACCACGCCGAACGTCGCTGAGGCGGACACCAACCGGGAGTTCTTCCAGGCGGCGCGGCGGGTCGCGGTGCTGGCCGACCACAGCAAGTGGGGCGTGGTGGGGATGTGCCGGTTCGCCGGGCTGGAGGAGGTCGACGTCCTGGTGACGGACTCCGGGCTGGACGAGGCGGCCCGTGAGGAGGCCGCCTCGGTGGTCGGCGACCTGCTGATCGCCGACGTGTAG
- a CDS encoding right-handed parallel beta-helix repeat-containing protein yields MAERLVHVTQAGTSRWRRRGGAGHETLRAALAAAGDGDTVSVPPGTYRENVVVERAVTLEASGGAGTVRIEPLAGVPLVVRASALIGGVTLVSADPMEPAVLLAAGSPELTDCSIEANASAAIEVEAGASPTVRRSTLSNPAGSGVRLLPGATAAFEDCEVVGAAGAGFTAREDTRAVLERCRVTRVRGVGMSFAGAGTAVRAVGCEITETTTGVQAGGGASVELVDCVVRSTEGNGVTLESESALEMTGCTIEGVGENGLDLRGRAVLTARRGTIAGFARNGLSVWDPGTRATLSGTEVHGATGDYPAVWVSDGAVVGLEGCQLHDVPDAVFVLDRGSRVELVDSEIRRVRSTALSVSDGGTVQVDDCRIEEATTGAWFRDHGSGGVLASCTISDVGTGVIVTKGADPTLQRCTITRTAEAGAYVSAGGRGTFEDTVCSHSRGYGFHVIDGCRTVLSRCRSEYNARGGFSFPLPGPLVDDCVSVGEDGVAPGVAAPPRPAHAPTVSPSYGADGAAARSAHASHPAPASRPSHTTPTGHPGSAGHSAPSGQSGLSGSGLSGSGQGAVAASGGTAGILSPASAITTPATTGSGAAGRTEPATAASPGPAGGTGDPRPRSSEEVLGELESLIGLANVKQEVRNLIDLISVGRRREQAGLKAPSLRRHLVFTGSPGTGKTTVARLYGEILASLGVLERGHLVEVSRMDLVGEHVGSTAQRTAEVFTRAHGGVLFIDEAYALAPEDAGRDFGREAIDTLVKLMEDHRDKVVVIVAGYTAEMDRFLSSNPGVASRFSRTIAFPDYSPEDLLAITAQQAEEHEYRIDESTGKELLEYFRALPKGPTFGNGRDARKVFETMIERHASRVAQLSAPSTEELQLLYPEDLPPRPAGLAP; encoded by the coding sequence ATGGCAGAGCGATTGGTACACGTCACCCAGGCGGGCACGTCCCGGTGGCGACGCAGGGGCGGGGCCGGCCACGAGACGCTGCGGGCGGCGCTGGCCGCGGCCGGCGACGGCGACACGGTCTCCGTCCCGCCCGGCACCTACCGGGAGAACGTGGTGGTGGAGCGCGCCGTCACGCTGGAGGCCAGCGGGGGCGCCGGGACCGTGCGGATCGAGCCGCTGGCCGGGGTGCCCCTGGTGGTCCGGGCGAGCGCGCTGATCGGCGGTGTCACGCTGGTCTCCGCCGACCCGATGGAGCCGGCCGTGCTGCTGGCCGCCGGCTCCCCCGAGCTGACGGACTGCTCGATCGAGGCGAACGCGTCGGCGGCCATAGAGGTGGAGGCCGGGGCGTCCCCGACGGTGCGCCGCAGCACCCTGTCCAACCCGGCCGGCTCGGGCGTCCGGCTGCTGCCCGGTGCCACCGCGGCCTTCGAGGACTGCGAGGTGGTGGGTGCCGCCGGGGCCGGCTTCACGGCCCGTGAGGACACCCGGGCGGTGCTGGAGCGCTGCCGGGTCACCCGGGTGCGCGGGGTCGGCATGAGCTTCGCCGGGGCGGGCACGGCCGTGCGGGCCGTCGGCTGTGAGATCACCGAGACCACCACCGGGGTGCAGGCGGGCGGCGGGGCCAGCGTGGAGCTGGTGGACTGCGTGGTGCGCTCCACCGAGGGCAACGGCGTCACCCTGGAGTCGGAGTCGGCACTGGAGATGACCGGCTGCACCATCGAGGGCGTCGGCGAGAACGGCCTGGACCTGCGCGGCCGGGCGGTGCTGACGGCCCGTCGGGGCACCATAGCCGGCTTCGCCCGCAACGGCCTGTCGGTGTGGGATCCGGGCACCCGGGCGACGCTGAGCGGCACCGAGGTGCACGGCGCCACCGGCGACTACCCCGCGGTGTGGGTGAGCGACGGCGCGGTGGTGGGCCTGGAGGGCTGCCAGCTGCACGACGTCCCGGACGCGGTGTTCGTGCTCGACCGGGGCTCCCGGGTGGAGCTGGTGGACAGCGAGATCCGGCGGGTGCGCTCCACGGCGCTGTCCGTCTCGGACGGCGGCACGGTGCAGGTGGACGACTGCCGGATCGAGGAGGCCACCACGGGCGCCTGGTTCCGCGACCACGGCAGCGGCGGGGTGCTGGCCTCCTGCACGATCAGCGACGTCGGCACCGGGGTGATCGTCACCAAGGGCGCCGATCCGACCCTGCAGCGCTGCACCATCACCCGCACCGCGGAGGCCGGGGCGTACGTCTCGGCGGGCGGGCGGGGCACCTTCGAGGACACCGTCTGCTCGCACTCGCGCGGCTACGGGTTCCACGTGATCGACGGCTGCCGGACGGTGCTGAGCCGGTGCCGCAGCGAGTACAACGCGCGCGGCGGCTTCTCCTTCCCGCTGCCCGGTCCGTTGGTGGACGACTGCGTGTCGGTGGGCGAGGACGGCGTGGCGCCCGGTGTGGCGGCCCCGCCGCGGCCGGCGCACGCGCCGACCGTCTCCCCCTCGTACGGCGCGGACGGCGCCGCGGCCCGATCGGCGCACGCGTCCCACCCGGCTCCCGCCTCCCGCCCCTCGCACACCACCCCCACCGGCCACCCGGGCTCCGCGGGCCACTCCGCCCCGTCCGGCCAGTCGGGGCTCTCCGGCTCCGGGCTGTCCGGCTCCGGGCAGGGGGCCGTGGCGGCGTCCGGCGGCACCGCCGGCATCCTCTCCCCCGCCTCGGCGATCACCACACCGGCGACCACGGGCTCGGGCGCCGCCGGGCGCACCGAACCCGCGACGGCGGCCTCCCCCGGCCCGGCCGGCGGCACCGGCGACCCGCGCCCGCGCTCCTCGGAGGAGGTGCTCGGCGAGCTGGAGTCGCTGATCGGCCTGGCGAACGTCAAGCAGGAGGTGCGCAACCTCATCGACCTGATCTCGGTGGGCCGGCGGCGCGAACAGGCCGGGCTGAAGGCGCCCTCGCTCCGCCGCCACCTGGTGTTCACCGGTTCCCCGGGCACCGGCAAGACCACGGTGGCCCGGCTGTACGGCGAGATCCTGGCCTCGCTCGGCGTGCTGGAGCGCGGCCACCTGGTCGAGGTGTCCCGGATGGACCTGGTCGGCGAGCACGTCGGCAGCACGGCGCAGCGCACCGCCGAGGTGTTCACCCGCGCGCACGGCGGGGTGCTGTTCATCGACGAGGCGTACGCGCTGGCGCCGGAGGACGCCGGCCGCGACTTCGGCCGGGAGGCGATCGACACCCTGGTGAAGCTGATGGAGGACCACCGGGACAAGGTGGTGGTGATCGTCGCCGGCTACACCGCCGAGATGGACCGCTTCCTCAGCTCGAACCCCGGCGTGGCCTCGCGTTTCTCGCGCACGATAGCGTTCCCCGACTACAGCCCGGAGGACCTGCTGGCGATCACCGCGCAGCAGGCCGAGGAGCACGAGTACCGGATCGACGAGAGCACCGGCAAGGAGCTGCTGGAGTACTTCCGGGCGCTGCCGAAGGGGCCCACGTTCGGCAACGGCCGGGACGCCCGCAAGGTGTTCGAGACGATGATCGAGCGGCACGCCTCCCGGGTGGCGCAGCTGTCCGCGCCGAGCACCGAGGAGCTGCAGCTGCTGTACCCGGAGGACCTCCCGCCGAGGCCGGCCGGGCTGGCTCCGTAG
- a CDS encoding AraC family transcriptional regulator — translation MDVLSDAIAAMRTGRPHSSRTRQRAPWGVRFQPAAGAGFHVVLRGSCWLIPRESAPVPLGVGDVVFLAHGLGHGLADSPDTPLVPAAFRLDGASGGEDASGGDGASGGGGASGGEGGETGPDGVAATGGPDGAPVVETLCGAYLLDQSRPHPLVSELPEVIHLPARVGQHPSLRAAVDLLGAELEHPRPGVDAVVPALLDTLLLYILRAHFAERADRHETTGWAAALGDPAVSTALRAIHREPARQWTVEELGARAGLSRAAFARRFAALVGRPPLAYLTWWRMTTAARLLRESDAPLRSVAERTGYTSEFAFAKAFKREHGTAPGEYRRRRPWTAAEPAPVPAPIPAPIAAPVPAGIPAPAPGAANS, via the coding sequence GTGGACGTGCTCAGCGACGCGATCGCCGCCATGCGCACCGGGCGACCGCACTCCTCCCGCACCCGTCAGCGGGCCCCGTGGGGCGTCCGCTTCCAGCCCGCCGCGGGCGCCGGCTTCCACGTGGTGCTGCGCGGCTCCTGCTGGCTGATCCCCCGGGAGAGCGCGCCGGTTCCGTTGGGCGTCGGGGACGTGGTGTTCCTCGCCCACGGGCTCGGGCACGGGCTGGCCGACTCCCCCGACACCCCGCTGGTACCGGCCGCCTTCCGGCTCGACGGCGCGTCCGGCGGCGAGGACGCCTCCGGTGGCGACGGGGCGTCCGGCGGAGGGGGCGCGTCCGGTGGCGAGGGCGGGGAGACCGGCCCGGACGGCGTGGCGGCCACCGGCGGCCCGGACGGCGCCCCGGTCGTGGAGACGCTCTGCGGCGCCTACCTGCTGGACCAGTCCCGGCCGCACCCGCTGGTGAGCGAGCTCCCCGAGGTCATCCACCTGCCCGCCCGGGTCGGCCAGCACCCCTCGCTGCGGGCCGCCGTCGATCTGCTCGGCGCGGAGCTGGAACACCCCAGGCCCGGGGTCGACGCGGTGGTGCCCGCCCTGCTCGACACGCTGCTGCTGTACATCCTGCGGGCCCACTTCGCCGAGCGCGCCGACCGGCACGAGACCACCGGATGGGCGGCGGCGCTCGGCGACCCGGCGGTCTCCACCGCGCTGCGGGCCATCCACCGGGAGCCGGCCCGGCAGTGGACGGTGGAGGAACTGGGGGCACGGGCGGGCCTGTCCCGGGCCGCCTTCGCCCGGCGGTTCGCCGCGCTGGTCGGCCGGCCCCCGCTGGCCTACCTGACCTGGTGGCGGATGACCACGGCGGCGCGGCTGCTGCGCGAGTCGGACGCGCCGCTGCGCTCGGTGGCCGAGCGCACCGGCTACACCTCGGAGTTCGCCTTCGCCAAGGCCTTCAAACGCGAGCACGGAACCGCCCCCGGCGAGTACCGCCGGCGGCGCCCCTGGACCGCCGCCGAACCGGCACCCGTCCCGGCGCCGATCCCGGCACCGATCGCGGCACCCGTCCCGGCAGGGATCCCGGCTCCGGCACCCGGCGCCGCGAACAGCTGA